In Candidatus Hydrogenedentota bacterium, a single genomic region encodes these proteins:
- a CDS encoding sulfatase encodes MRVSYLLAILSVILGLVSCDSGSTAGPPNVLFVVVDTLRADAVLKSRENVPVMPKLTAFARESVYFTNAVTPSSWTRPAMASVFTSLDVDVHGVIFSSRRDGDTTTTDLLPASLRTIATELKEKGYKTFGVQTNGNLSADIGFNRDFDSYFYSVDAPANTITDAALNAIKDATSPYFLYVHYIDPHAPYNPPKQYESVFGGRSPLSEGDKKAADDSLEYLKDKVYDVLRIQDVRKFSAISPQGREELKRRYDEDCRFTDDELARLLASIKKSHPNTIIVIMSDHGEEFWEHGSMGHGTTMYAEQVDVPLMFNAPGLSPAVNAETVSTLDVVPTIFKLLGYSPSPNWQGRDLFDPNRKLSEEFAFGRSQGPDSRFGVDCEMVQQGKWKLVHDLKHGITELFDTELDPEEKQNRIGAEPDIAKKLGAALDERNALNSQHPLRQRTNSAPVDNELMQDLKAIGYN; translated from the coding sequence GTGCGCGTATCGTATCTTCTAGCCATTCTCTCGGTGATACTTGGGTTAGTCTCATGCGATTCAGGGTCGACGGCCGGACCGCCGAACGTACTCTTTGTCGTGGTGGACACGCTGCGCGCCGATGCGGTTCTCAAGTCGCGGGAGAACGTTCCCGTCATGCCGAAATTGACTGCATTTGCCCGAGAGTCCGTCTACTTTACAAATGCGGTGACTCCGAGTAGCTGGACCCGCCCTGCGATGGCCTCCGTGTTCACCTCGCTTGATGTGGACGTGCACGGTGTCATCTTCAGCTCAAGAAGAGACGGAGATACAACGACAACGGACCTCCTGCCTGCATCGCTCAGGACGATAGCAACGGAACTGAAGGAAAAGGGATACAAGACCTTTGGCGTTCAGACCAATGGAAATCTGTCCGCCGATATCGGATTCAACCGCGATTTCGACAGCTACTTCTATTCGGTGGACGCTCCTGCCAACACCATTACCGACGCCGCCTTGAACGCAATAAAGGACGCGACGTCTCCCTATTTCCTTTATGTGCACTACATCGACCCGCATGCGCCGTACAACCCTCCAAAGCAGTACGAGAGTGTTTTCGGCGGCCGTTCGCCCCTCTCCGAGGGCGACAAGAAGGCTGCAGACGACTCACTTGAGTACCTCAAGGACAAAGTCTACGACGTACTGCGTATTCAGGATGTTCGAAAATTCTCCGCGATATCGCCGCAAGGAAGGGAAGAGCTCAAGAGGCGCTACGATGAGGACTGCCGATTCACGGACGACGAGCTTGCGCGTCTGCTCGCTTCGATTAAGAAAAGTCACCCCAATACGATAATCGTCATCATGTCGGATCATGGCGAAGAGTTCTGGGAACATGGATCGATGGGGCACGGCACCACCATGTATGCCGAGCAAGTTGACGTACCCCTGATGTTTAATGCACCGGGCCTCTCGCCAGCGGTAAACGCAGAGACCGTATCCACGTTGGACGTTGTCCCCACGATATTCAAGCTCCTTGGTTACAGTCCAAGTCCCAATTGGCAAGGCAGGGACCTCTTCGATCCAAATCGTAAATTGAGCGAGGAATTCGCCTTCGGGCGAAGCCAGGGTCCCGACTCGCGGTTCGGGGTTGACTGCGAGATGGTGCAGCAAGGCAAGTGGAAGCTGGTCCATGACCTAAAGCATGGCATTACGGAACTCTTCGATACGGAGCTCGACCCTGAGGAGAAGCAGAACCGAATTGGTGCGGAGCCTGACATCGCAAAGAAGCTGGGGGCTGCACTCGACGAACGTAACGCCTTGAACAGCCAGCACCCGCTCAGACAGCGTACGAATTCAGCTCCGGTGGATAACGAGCTGATGCAGGATTTAAAGGCCATTGGCTACAACTAG